In Numenius arquata chromosome 1, bNumArq3.hap1.1, whole genome shotgun sequence, the DNA window TCACTGATGATGGTGTTGGCAACCCAGCAGACTGGAATGAGCTCGACGACACCCGAGAGGATGAAGAGGAGCCCGGCCGTCAAAATAATATAGCCCTTGGCTTGCCAGCTGCTCTGCACGCACCGCGTGCACTTCATCCCAATAACGGCAACCACAAAGGCGAGGAACGAGAGCACTGACCCAGCACACATCAGCCCTCTGGATGCCTGCAGGTCCGGCGAGAGGGCCAGCACGGAGTCGTAGACCTTGCACTGCATCCTGATGTTGGCTTGCCTGATGCAGTGCATCCACAGGCCTTCCCAAATGGTCTCAAACACGATGATGTTGTTCTCGATGAAGGCAGACACTCTCCACTGCGGCATGCCCGTGACAGCGAACGTCCCGATCATGCCAATGCCACCAACGAGCAGCCCGGCAATCTGCAAAGCACCCCCGACCATGTTGCCTTTGCAAGGCGAGCACACCTCAGCAGGTTCCCTGAGCCAGATGCACAGTGCTGGCAAAAAAATGAGCAACCTTTTCCAAAAAAGTTGGAAAGCTGTCCCTTGTGCAAAGAAAGTTTCAGAGTCAGTCAGCACGACTTTCAATCAGCTTAAATCTGGCACAGGCTACCTGGGACTTGGCTGCGCCTTCATCGCCTTTATAATTCCCCTGCCACCACTGACTCAAAGAA includes these proteins:
- the LOC141465206 gene encoding claudin-8-like, which produces MVGGALQIAGLLVGGIGMIGTFAVTGMPQWRVSAFIENNIIVFETIWEGLWMHCIRQANIRMQCKVYDSVLALSPDLQASRGLMCAGSVLSFLAFVVAVIGMKCTRCVQSSWQAKGYIILTAGLLFILSGVVELIPVCWVANTIISDFYNPAVNVAQKRELGEALYLGWVAAFCLIAAGAIFCCFYRCCEKTRSYGYSAPTHYSTDSQQLHGKTESSYSKSQYV